A genomic region of Candidatus Eremiobacterota bacterium contains the following coding sequences:
- a CDS encoding ubiquinone/menaquinone biosynthesis methyltransferase, whose protein sequence is MLKTLFEAIRPADYDLMNRVMTLGLDEGWRCKAARSLLAREPRQVLDLCCGTGDLACALARESLRNKSACTITGLDFCGPFLDHGRKKSRCEGLAVSWVKGDSAFLPFQDSSFDGIGITFAFRNLTHHNPQSAAFLAEMLRVLRKEGSLVFFETAQPPHPAVKWLFRTYLRRVIPLLGGIITRNRKAYSYLAGSTSEFMDSRQVTELLRDAGFNEIKAEPFFFGAVCLYSCRKP, encoded by the coding sequence ATGCTGAAGACGCTCTTCGAAGCCATAAGACCTGCAGACTATGATCTCATGAACCGCGTGATGACCCTGGGCCTTGATGAGGGCTGGCGATGCAAAGCGGCGAGGAGCCTCCTCGCTCGCGAACCCCGGCAGGTGCTCGATCTCTGCTGCGGCACCGGTGATCTGGCCTGCGCCCTGGCAAGGGAATCCCTCAGAAATAAATCTGCATGCACCATCACCGGGCTTGATTTCTGCGGCCCCTTCCTGGACCATGGCAGAAAGAAATCAAGGTGTGAGGGGCTTGCCGTTTCCTGGGTGAAGGGTGACTCGGCCTTTCTCCCCTTCCAGGACAGCTCTTTCGACGGCATAGGCATCACCTTTGCCTTCAGGAACCTTACGCATCATAATCCACAGAGTGCCGCGTTCCTTGCCGAGATGCTGAGAGTGCTCAGGAAAGAGGGGAGCCTCGTCTTCTTTGAGACTGCCCAGCCTCCTCACCCTGCAGTAAAATGGCTTTTCCGCACATATCTCAGGCGGGTTATTCCACTCCTCGGAGGCATCATCACGCGAAACAGGAAGGCATATTCCTACCTTGCAGGCTCCACATCTGAGTTCATGGACTCACGCCAGGTCACTGAGCTGCTCAGGGATGCAGGGTTCAATGAAATAAAGGCAGAGCCATTCTTCTTCGGCGCGGTCTGCCTCTATTCATGCCGAAAGCCCTGA
- a CDS encoding metallopeptidase TldD-related protein translates to MKRIAIWSALLLLCLSLFSRPCHGEEQVLLKAMRDELRRSMEQLQLDKEASPYFLSYLVKDWSLLSVAADSGAITEDDGMRWRMLKTDLRVGDCQVDNTHFDAGMSYGRTNPQSEVVIDDNYGVLRRQLWMETDRLYKAALEQLTKKRAWLRNMIHAKTVPDFTKGEAFTEVKAPMDLAITDREQGRELVRTVAQQLTGNGKLRKSSVYFGERRENVYYVNSDGAESVEPRKSCWLTICAETRADDGMPLKNFVQYKAADLSGLPGRERIKEDVAAMLRDLMALRTAPLAENFSGPVLFEGQAAAEMMARGFIKALAAKRVSESADSDEGEAAGRENPLQSKVGARVIGGSATIVDEVTKNAWKGIPLLGSYLVDEEGIKAKNMVLVEKGIMKNLLMSRSPVEGFSGSNGHFRGISAAPAVVSVSSDKAVPAGDLKKRLMAQLKEDNLKYGYLVKSILPPNLSTGDKGSQSGALPSEFELASPVLVYRVYPDGKEELIRGAEFGRMSVRLFKDILALGNDPVVYNYPISRYKAPVDYIFPDRTDPAGGTFATVITPSLLFSEVDLNRPSGKYARPPLVPHPAAGPSH, encoded by the coding sequence ATGAAAAGGATAGCGATATGGAGCGCTCTTCTTCTCCTCTGCCTCTCCCTCTTCTCCCGGCCCTGCCACGGGGAGGAGCAGGTACTGCTGAAAGCCATGCGTGACGAGCTCAGAAGGTCCATGGAACAACTGCAGCTCGACAAGGAGGCCAGCCCCTATTTCCTCTCCTACCTGGTGAAGGATTGGAGCCTTCTCTCCGTCGCGGCCGACTCAGGGGCGATCACTGAAGATGACGGGATGCGATGGCGAATGCTGAAGACCGATCTGAGGGTGGGGGACTGCCAGGTCGATAACACCCATTTTGATGCCGGGATGTCATACGGGCGCACGAATCCACAGAGCGAGGTCGTCATCGACGACAATTACGGTGTGCTCAGAAGGCAGCTCTGGATGGAGACCGACAGGCTGTACAAGGCAGCCCTTGAGCAGCTCACAAAGAAAAGGGCCTGGCTCAGGAACATGATCCATGCGAAAACGGTTCCGGACTTCACGAAAGGAGAAGCTTTCACAGAGGTGAAGGCACCCATGGACCTTGCCATCACCGACAGGGAACAGGGCCGGGAACTGGTCAGGACCGTTGCGCAGCAGCTCACGGGAAACGGAAAGCTCAGGAAATCATCGGTGTATTTCGGGGAGCGGCGCGAAAACGTCTATTATGTCAACAGTGACGGAGCCGAGAGCGTGGAGCCCAGGAAATCCTGCTGGCTCACCATATGTGCCGAGACCCGGGCCGATGACGGGATGCCGCTGAAGAACTTCGTGCAGTACAAGGCGGCTGATCTTTCCGGTCTCCCCGGCAGGGAAAGGATAAAGGAAGACGTGGCGGCTATGCTCAGGGACCTGATGGCCCTGAGAACGGCTCCGCTGGCGGAAAATTTCAGCGGCCCCGTACTCTTCGAGGGGCAGGCAGCGGCGGAGATGATGGCGAGGGGTTTCATCAAAGCCCTCGCGGCCAAGAGAGTCTCCGAATCCGCCGACTCCGATGAAGGCGAAGCGGCAGGCAGGGAGAATCCCCTGCAGTCCAAAGTGGGCGCCCGCGTGATAGGCGGATCGGCTACCATTGTCGATGAAGTGACAAAAAATGCCTGGAAGGGCATCCCCCTCCTCGGCTCCTATCTCGTGGATGAAGAGGGTATAAAGGCGAAGAACATGGTGCTTGTGGAGAAGGGTATAATGAAGAATCTCCTGATGTCCCGCTCACCCGTCGAGGGCTTTAGCGGCTCCAACGGCCATTTCAGGGGGATCTCGGCGGCGCCTGCGGTGGTGAGCGTCTCGTCTGACAAGGCAGTCCCGGCCGGTGACCTGAAAAAAAGGCTGATGGCACAGCTCAAGGAGGATAACCTGAAATATGGCTACCTGGTCAAATCCATCCTGCCTCCCAATCTTTCAACCGGTGACAAGGGGAGCCAGTCAGGAGCCCTTCCCTCGGAGTTTGAGCTTGCCTCTCCTGTCCTGGTGTACAGGGTGTATCCAGACGGAAAGGAAGAGCTCATCAGGGGGGCGGAGTTTGGAAGGATGAGCGTGAGGCTTTTCAAGGACATCCTTGCCCTTGGCAATGATCCTGTGGTTTACAATTACCCTATCAGCAGGTACAAGGCACCCGTTGACTACATCTTTCCCGACAGGACCGATCCCGCCGGCGGTACTTTTGCAACCGTCATCACCCCGTCACTGCTTTTTTCAGAGGTCGATCTTAACAGGCCTTCCGGGAAATATGCCAGGCCTCCTCTGGTGCCCCACCCGGCAGCGGGGCCTTCTCACTAG
- a CDS encoding TldD/PmbA family protein, with protein MEGELKRNFQALGRQETPPYYMSYTIDSIKRQSAYASFGALAKKLETSRAYLTIDVRVGSPKVDNTHEIRGGRRMIGLHEPNKAPLDENPQGLKELLWQETDDAYREAVENLAKVKTDKALKVKEEDESSDFTLQSPSVSVAEPAGVKVDLDAWAQKVRAYSEPFRKLPYVLKGDASFSSEVRTKYFVNTEGSRVETTVNYMRLFISATAKADDGMELPLMLSYFGFRESDFPGEKQIEAHITAMVKTLGLLRMAPLVEAYEGPAILSGKSSGVFFHEILGHRLEGHRQKSESESQTFKKKVHEKILPEFISVIFDPTVKELGALKLSGFYEYDDQGTKAEKVVAVKDGVLRDFLMTRSPIEGFPRSNGHARCQPGQVPVSRQSNLIVTSRKHYPEKELKEMLISELKKQGKPFGLYFKEIQGGFTLTTRSLPNAFTVNPLVVYKIFVDGRPDELVRGVNFIGTPLTTFDKIIATGDTPEVFNGMCGAESGDVPVSAVSPSLLVRQIEVQKKGKSQDKLPILPPPPSQIEERGSSR; from the coding sequence ATGGAAGGCGAACTTAAGAGGAATTTCCAGGCCCTGGGCCGCCAGGAAACGCCTCCCTACTATATGAGCTATACCATTGACTCGATAAAGAGGCAGTCCGCCTATGCCTCCTTCGGCGCCCTTGCGAAGAAACTCGAGACATCGCGGGCCTACCTGACCATTGACGTGAGGGTGGGCTCGCCGAAAGTGGACAATACCCATGAGATTCGGGGGGGAAGAAGGATGATAGGCCTCCATGAGCCGAACAAGGCCCCCCTCGACGAGAATCCCCAGGGCCTGAAGGAGCTGCTCTGGCAGGAAACCGATGATGCCTACAGGGAAGCCGTTGAGAACCTGGCGAAGGTGAAGACCGACAAGGCACTCAAAGTCAAGGAGGAAGATGAATCCAGCGATTTTACCCTCCAGAGTCCCTCTGTCTCCGTCGCGGAGCCTGCTGGGGTAAAAGTGGACCTTGATGCCTGGGCGCAGAAGGTCCGCGCCTATTCGGAGCCCTTCAGGAAGCTGCCCTATGTCCTCAAGGGCGACGCCTCCTTCTCGAGCGAGGTCCGCACCAAGTATTTCGTCAACACGGAAGGCTCCAGGGTGGAGACCACCGTCAATTACATGCGCCTCTTCATATCCGCCACGGCGAAAGCCGACGACGGCATGGAGCTGCCCCTGATGCTGAGCTATTTCGGCTTCCGGGAGTCCGATTTTCCCGGTGAAAAGCAGATCGAGGCCCACATCACCGCGATGGTGAAGACCCTGGGTCTTCTCAGGATGGCGCCGCTTGTGGAAGCCTATGAAGGCCCGGCAATCCTCTCGGGAAAATCGAGCGGCGTCTTTTTCCACGAGATCCTGGGCCACCGCCTCGAGGGGCACCGCCAGAAAAGCGAGTCTGAGAGCCAGACCTTCAAGAAGAAGGTCCACGAAAAAATTCTCCCCGAGTTTATCTCGGTCATTTTCGATCCCACCGTAAAGGAGCTTGGAGCACTGAAGCTCTCGGGCTTCTATGAGTATGATGACCAGGGCACGAAAGCGGAGAAGGTGGTGGCCGTCAAGGACGGGGTGCTCCGGGATTTCCTGATGACCCGCTCCCCCATAGAGGGCTTCCCGCGGTCGAACGGCCACGCCCGCTGCCAGCCGGGGCAGGTTCCCGTGTCGCGCCAGTCAAATCTCATCGTGACTTCCCGTAAGCACTACCCTGAGAAAGAGCTGAAAGAAATGCTCATCAGCGAGCTCAAAAAGCAGGGCAAGCCCTTCGGCCTCTATTTCAAGGAGATCCAGGGCGGCTTCACGCTGACGACAAGGTCGCTCCCCAACGCCTTCACCGTGAATCCCCTCGTGGTGTACAAAATCTTCGTGGACGGGCGGCCCGACGAGCTGGTGCGGGGCGTCAACTTCATCGGGACTCCTCTCACCACCTTTGACAAGATTATCGCCACCGGCGACACGCCCGAGGTCTTCAACGGCATGTGCGGCGCCGAGAGCGGCGACGTGCCGGTCTCGGCTGTCTCGCCTTCCCTGCTTGTCAGGCAGATCGAGGTGCAGAAGAAAGGGAAGTCCCAGGACAAGCTCCCCATCCTTCCGCCGCCACCTTCACAGATTGAGGAAAGGGGGTCCTCAAGATGA
- a CDS encoding YARHG domain-containing protein, whose amino-acid sequence MKREAKSSLFALTVMVFCFLQMALFHGTGPSFSNDTTIGFTGGSAYPLENRAVRLLKEVLVVELSEGDATVEVTYTMKNEGTQSDVTMGFPYFSEEDLVNRDSGDYALDVKDFQCKADGRAVAVTRKKGPNILQGKDSSFKSTSWKTWKLSFGEGQERTVWHRYRAYMGSSLSSTSTFRAVSFLEYILTTARNWKGGTIGEFTLTVIPVAPLRNSDIYGINMVGFKDEEGKLRLDLKNFAPSKELFIAVYSGYAPMPLAAPSAWLNPSFMPRAPIAGMIPDSSRRLLTEFDLKGKTARELTLIRNEIYARHGRPFKDQELKKYFDSMDWYVPDENYREALLTDVEKKNAAYILEYQKKKGLTW is encoded by the coding sequence ATGAAAAGAGAAGCAAAAAGCTCCCTCTTCGCACTGACCGTGATGGTCTTCTGCTTTCTGCAGATGGCACTATTCCACGGCACAGGGCCGTCATTTTCTAACGACACCACCATCGGGTTCACGGGAGGCAGCGCCTATCCGCTTGAGAACCGCGCGGTGAGGCTCCTGAAAGAGGTTCTCGTCGTGGAGCTCAGCGAAGGGGATGCCACGGTGGAAGTGACTTACACCATGAAGAACGAGGGCACTCAAAGCGATGTGACCATGGGCTTCCCTTACTTTTCAGAGGAAGATCTCGTAAACAGGGATTCAGGCGACTATGCCCTCGATGTCAAGGACTTTCAATGCAAAGCCGACGGCAGGGCCGTGGCAGTCACCCGGAAAAAAGGACCCAATATTCTGCAAGGGAAAGACTCGTCTTTTAAAAGCACGTCCTGGAAAACCTGGAAGCTTTCATTCGGAGAAGGCCAGGAGCGCACCGTGTGGCACCGCTACCGGGCTTACATGGGAAGCAGCCTTTCAAGCACCAGCACTTTCAGGGCGGTGAGCTTCCTGGAATATATCCTCACGACGGCAAGGAACTGGAAGGGCGGCACCATCGGTGAGTTTACCCTCACGGTGATCCCTGTCGCTCCCCTGAGGAATTCCGACATATACGGCATTAATATGGTAGGCTTTAAGGATGAAGAGGGAAAGCTCCGCCTTGACCTGAAGAATTTTGCACCCTCGAAGGAGCTCTTCATCGCGGTATACAGCGGTTATGCACCCATGCCCCTCGCGGCACCGTCTGCATGGCTCAATCCCTCTTTCATGCCGAGGGCGCCGATTGCGGGGATGATCCCCGACTCGTCAAGAAGGCTCCTCACGGAGTTTGACCTGAAGGGGAAGACAGCCAGGGAGCTCACCCTCATCAGGAACGAGATCTATGCCCGCCACGGCCGCCCTTTCAAGGACCAGGAGCTCAAAAAGTATTTCGACTCCATGGACTGGTACGTGCCTGACGAAAATTACCGTGAAGCCCTTCTCACTGACGTGGAAAAGAAGAATGCCGCCTACATCCTGGAGTACCAGAAAAAGAAGGGCCTTACGTGGTAA
- a CDS encoding PilZ domain-containing protein produces the protein MKIIDEMRSLFNRIWGKRLEHLLRERRNYPRKPCDIPGIFTYQQQSTIPLVIKDISLYGMLVHSGGKLTPGSNLLVSARGDSPHFEKSRYEVNDIYMTVSWCRKSDESCIAGLQYNDLEQKIAKSWLGLLLQKYDLRKEGGRYRRKTIRMTADIPVTWRLLGGEKDYQGKVVDISLEGVLIEADRNIEARQNIRLLIGPYKKIPPLTCRATIIHTRHARSLKKWFAGVSLDDLNEAQEELLQKYLTDLFLTVS, from the coding sequence ATGAAGATCATCGATGAGATGAGAAGCCTTTTCAACAGGATCTGGGGGAAGCGCCTGGAGCACCTGCTGCGGGAGAGGCGGAATTACCCGCGAAAGCCATGTGATATACCCGGGATATTCACCTATCAGCAGCAGAGCACCATTCCTCTTGTGATCAAGGACATAAGCCTCTATGGAATGCTGGTCCATTCAGGGGGCAAGCTCACGCCTGGAAGCAACCTGCTTGTCTCCGCAAGAGGAGACTCCCCGCATTTTGAGAAATCCCGTTATGAGGTCAATGACATCTACATGACAGTATCATGGTGCAGGAAGTCCGATGAGAGCTGCATCGCGGGGCTTCAGTATAATGACCTGGAGCAGAAAATCGCCAAATCCTGGCTGGGCCTGCTGCTTCAGAAGTATGACCTGCGCAAGGAGGGAGGGCGCTACAGGAGGAAAACCATCAGGATGACTGCAGATATTCCAGTCACCTGGAGGCTTCTGGGCGGCGAGAAGGACTACCAGGGCAAAGTCGTTGATATCAGTCTTGAGGGTGTGCTGATTGAAGCGGACAGGAACATCGAGGCCAGGCAGAACATAAGGCTTTTAATAGGCCCTTATAAAAAGATCCCTCCCCTCACGTGCAGGGCAACGATCATCCACACCCGCCATGCCCGCTCCCTCAAGAAATGGTTTGCCGGCGTCTCCCTCGATGATCTCAACGAGGCTCAGGAAGAGCTTCTTCAAAAATACCTTACTGACCTGTTCCTCACGGTCAGCTGA
- a CDS encoding IPT/TIG domain-containing protein — protein sequence MKFSQRCFLFLVFSAFLSLVVLSGCGGSGGDSGGGGWYGGGTSAATAPQVTSVTFPNNIVTSGSPCTISGTGFGSSRDGGSSYVSFYDTQSSTAPLYGSSYPAWSDTSIICYAPGFTTGRTYTVVVNVVSNGVTVSSSTSPESSNQVTTSTVTPPSITSISPSTVNTGSNITITGSNFGEWQTSNYVVAGTVPVTVISWVSNSIVCTIPSTTSSGTVQVYVHTDAGGNSSTFPVTVSGSSSALPGKYLLTFHVRDISGGVNTSDNTKCMVQFAYSDDSITWTPVPNFTPFKGSAPDLLKRGNTVYFYTPDPDIVTRYNASTGTMTSGVPVVIKQSDGTNDDYGDISPYLDPSTNKIVIFYKSTKGYSGDPQYGTLPVCSATEVEGSDGTQFTKDDGNRIAPLKHADASIFFDGTQYILYVGYNPQSVGEKPKTYVYTCSTLRGTYNPISTLPGGLLTESGSVPCGYYDPVTAKYWTYITLLSPTSAAVIKRASHSDFSRQLTDSDFTTVVSNTLYPGLKTTDSTESPGFKPNN from the coding sequence ATGAAATTTTCTCAACGGTGCTTTCTTTTTCTTGTGTTCTCCGCATTCCTTTCACTTGTCGTTCTTTCAGGATGCGGCGGCAGCGGAGGAGACAGCGGGGGGGGAGGATGGTATGGAGGGGGCACCTCGGCTGCGACAGCTCCGCAAGTGACCTCGGTGACCTTCCCCAACAATATCGTCACCTCAGGCTCACCATGCACTATTTCAGGCACCGGCTTCGGATCGAGCAGGGATGGAGGGAGCAGCTATGTGAGCTTCTACGACACACAATCCAGCACAGCTCCGCTCTATGGATCAAGTTACCCTGCCTGGAGCGATACGTCGATCATCTGCTATGCTCCCGGTTTTACGACCGGCCGTACCTACACGGTCGTAGTCAATGTGGTCTCTAACGGCGTCACTGTGAGCTCATCAACAAGCCCGGAGAGCTCAAACCAGGTGACAACCTCCACTGTCACCCCGCCTTCAATCACTTCAATATCCCCATCCACGGTGAATACAGGCAGCAACATAACCATCACGGGATCTAATTTCGGAGAATGGCAGACCAGCAATTACGTGGTAGCAGGCACTGTCCCCGTGACGGTGATCAGCTGGGTTTCAAATTCAATCGTATGCACCATCCCTTCCACCACTTCATCAGGCACCGTGCAGGTTTACGTGCACACTGACGCCGGCGGCAACAGCAGCACGTTCCCTGTCACCGTCTCAGGCTCCTCATCGGCCCTTCCAGGAAAGTATCTCCTTACCTTTCATGTGCGCGATATATCCGGCGGGGTAAACACCTCTGACAATACAAAGTGCATGGTGCAATTTGCTTACTCCGATGACAGTATCACATGGACACCGGTGCCCAATTTCACTCCTTTCAAGGGAAGTGCCCCTGATCTTCTCAAACGGGGCAATACCGTTTATTTCTATACTCCCGACCCTGATATTGTGACACGGTACAATGCCTCGACAGGCACAATGACCAGCGGCGTTCCAGTGGTGATAAAACAGTCTGACGGCACGAATGATGACTACGGCGACATATCCCCCTACCTCGATCCCTCGACCAACAAGATTGTGATCTTCTACAAGTCCACCAAGGGATATTCAGGCGACCCGCAGTACGGCACCCTTCCGGTATGCTCTGCCACAGAAGTGGAGGGAAGCGACGGCACCCAGTTCACAAAAGACGACGGGAACAGGATAGCCCCCCTCAAGCATGCGGACGCAAGCATTTTCTTCGACGGCACCCAGTATATCCTGTACGTGGGATATAATCCCCAGAGCGTGGGAGAAAAGCCCAAAACATACGTCTATACCTGCTCAACCCTGAGAGGAACCTATAATCCCATTTCCACCCTTCCCGGCGGGCTCCTCACCGAGTCAGGAAGCGTTCCCTGCGGCTACTATGATCCGGTTACGGCGAAATACTGGACCTATATCACCCTGCTCAGCCCCACCTCGGCGGCGGTAATCAAGAGAGCTTCCCACAGCGACTTCTCAAGGCAGCTCACAGACTCCGATTTCACCACGGTGGTCTCCAACACCCTGTATCCTGGCCTTAAGACCACCGATTCCACCGAGAGCCCGGGATTCAAGCCGAACAACTGA
- a CDS encoding ankyrin repeat domain-containing protein: MHEAVRKNQLAKVREFCLKNKDLVNVRDKFNNAPIHLAVQGGQMEMLKFLLSKGADINAQNSNGYTALHIAVEKVYQDIVRFLLSQSADTSIKNSENCTPLELAVKLNYSTMADYLRSQNSQH; the protein is encoded by the coding sequence GTGCACGAAGCGGTCAGGAAAAACCAGCTCGCAAAGGTGAGGGAATTTTGCCTCAAAAACAAAGACCTTGTCAATGTGAGAGATAAATTCAACAATGCGCCGATTCATCTGGCAGTACAGGGAGGCCAGATGGAAATGCTGAAATTTCTGCTGTCAAAAGGCGCTGACATCAATGCACAAAACAGCAACGGATATACTGCCCTCCACATTGCAGTGGAGAAAGTCTATCAGGACATTGTGAGATTTCTCCTGTCACAGTCTGCCGATACCAGCATAAAGAACAGTGAGAACTGCACACCGCTCGAGCTGGCAGTAAAGCTTAACTACAGCACCATGGCTGATTATCTCCGCTCTCAGAATTCTCAGCACTGA
- a CDS encoding WYL domain-containing protein, which translates to MKENEHTKAQIFLKMFMLIASNPLLSPQEVQKSLAIGKDRYHRYFNELSSIVPVTYSRDEKRYRFESEKESTQLVVNEKEFYTFLSMLHGVSKSRGSDCAEALDTLKKLRWTDPSVEHMKNYCVFLDESDMCEDLPLNLFQLNKAILARRRIAFAYQAEKKFVPRIRAEPLRLLHDSWWYLLGNPVDNGYERGFRFYKISRMREIEILEEQFVMPDPSRIKVKRMSIPWDFTPSGESEPEEVVVEFSGSATRYIREIHYHHTQKVSDLPGGRLRFSVEVMAPQLMVNWILSFGGLAVVIEPGSLREAVAGEARRIYGLYGKE; encoded by the coding sequence ATGAAGGAGAACGAGCACACCAAGGCCCAGATTTTCCTGAAGATGTTCATGCTGATCGCGTCAAATCCCCTTCTTTCCCCGCAGGAGGTGCAGAAAAGCCTGGCAATCGGCAAGGACCGCTACCACCGCTATTTCAATGAATTGAGCTCCATTGTGCCTGTCACATACTCGAGGGACGAGAAGCGTTACCGCTTCGAGTCTGAGAAGGAGAGCACCCAGCTGGTGGTCAATGAGAAGGAGTTCTATACCTTCCTGTCCATGCTCCACGGGGTGAGCAAAAGCCGCGGCAGCGACTGCGCCGAGGCCCTCGACACCCTCAAGAAGCTCCGGTGGACCGATCCCAGCGTGGAGCACATGAAAAACTACTGCGTCTTTCTTGATGAGAGCGACATGTGCGAGGACCTGCCCCTCAACCTTTTCCAGCTCAACAAGGCTATTCTCGCGAGAAGGAGAATTGCCTTCGCCTACCAGGCCGAAAAAAAGTTCGTGCCGCGCATCAGGGCCGAGCCTCTCCGGCTCCTGCATGACAGCTGGTGGTATCTGCTGGGCAACCCCGTGGACAACGGCTACGAAAGAGGATTCCGCTTCTATAAGATCTCACGGATGAGAGAGATAGAGATCCTGGAAGAGCAGTTTGTCATGCCCGACCCCTCGAGGATCAAGGTAAAGCGCATGAGTATCCCCTGGGATTTCACTCCCTCGGGAGAGAGCGAGCCTGAAGAGGTGGTGGTAGAGTTCAGCGGCTCTGCCACAAGGTACATCAGGGAGATCCATTACCACCACACGCAGAAGGTAAGCGATCTTCCAGGCGGGAGGCTCCGCTTCAGCGTTGAGGTCATGGCGCCGCAGCTGATGGTCAACTGGATCCTCTCCTTCGGCGGGCTTGCAGTGGTGATAGAGCCCGGGAGCCTCCGGGAGGCCGTGGCCGGGGAAGCCCGCAGGATTTACGGGCTCTATGGAAAAGAATGA
- a CDS encoding exonuclease SbcCD subunit D, translating to MKLIHTADWHLGRIFHGVHLTKDQEYLLEGLIALVREEKPDAVIISGDVYDRAVPPPDAVNLLDHVLSELVLSLGSTVLVIPGNHDSPERLAFASRLLAGRNLHVCRLPGPSLEPVILEDSHGPVDFHLLPYSEPPAVKEQLQDETIHDHDSAMAAATSRIKKAMRPGGRSVLVAHAFVSGGLTSESERPLFIGAAGAVSSSHFEGFSYVALGHLHRCQHTGPGPVHYPGSLYKYSFSEASHAKSVNVVELDGKGAVTVRPAPLRPRHDVRVVRGYLKDLLKGPASGEDREDYLMVLLEDREPILDVKRKLQEVYPHVLPVERVSLDIEGERTGSSRENLSLTAEQLFGSFFLEVTGEDLTGDHVRLFCEAVKNVDRLEREGAR from the coding sequence ATGAAACTCATCCATACGGCTGACTGGCACCTGGGGCGCATATTTCATGGAGTCCATCTCACGAAAGATCAGGAATACCTGCTCGAGGGCCTCATTGCCCTGGTGAGGGAAGAAAAGCCCGACGCGGTAATCATATCAGGGGACGTGTACGACAGGGCAGTACCCCCGCCTGATGCGGTGAACCTCCTCGATCACGTGCTCTCGGAGCTTGTTCTCTCCCTGGGGAGCACCGTCCTCGTCATCCCCGGCAACCATGACAGCCCCGAAAGGCTCGCCTTCGCCTCGCGCCTCCTGGCCGGAAGAAACCTTCATGTCTGCAGGCTGCCAGGCCCCTCCTTGGAGCCTGTGATTCTCGAGGATTCCCATGGGCCAGTGGATTTTCATCTTCTCCCCTACTCTGAGCCTCCAGCGGTAAAGGAGCAGCTCCAGGACGAAACCATCCACGATCATGACAGTGCCATGGCAGCCGCAACGTCGAGAATTAAGAAGGCGATGAGGCCCGGGGGGCGCTCGGTCCTCGTGGCCCATGCCTTTGTCAGCGGCGGTCTCACAAGTGAATCGGAGCGGCCCCTCTTCATAGGGGCTGCCGGTGCCGTGAGCTCATCACATTTTGAGGGCTTCAGCTACGTGGCTCTCGGCCACCTTCATCGCTGCCAGCACACCGGTCCCGGGCCTGTCCATTACCCGGGCTCTCTTTACAAGTATTCGTTTTCAGAAGCCTCCCACGCAAAATCGGTGAACGTCGTCGAGCTTGACGGGAAAGGCGCTGTCACCGTGAGGCCTGCTCCTCTCAGGCCCCGGCATGATGTCAGGGTGGTGAGGGGGTACCTGAAAGATCTTCTGAAAGGCCCTGCTTCGGGGGAAGACCGCGAAGATTATCTCATGGTGCTTCTGGAGGATAGAGAGCCGATCCTTGATGTCAAGCGGAAACTCCAGGAGGTTTACCCTCACGTGCTCCCTGTCGAGCGGGTCTCCCTGGACATTGAAGGAGAAAGAACAGGGAGCTCGAGAGAAAACCTCTCACTTACCGCGGAGCAGCTCTTCGGCTCCTTCTTCCTTGAAGTGACCGGTGAAGACCTCACCGGTGACCATGTCCGCTTATTCTGCGAGGCGGTAAAGAACGTGGACCGCCTTGAAAGGGAGGGAGCCCGGTGA